CCGGCTTTCCGGGCGAGCTGGACCTTGCGGCATCCGAGAGCCTTGGTCTCAAGCTCGTGCAGGCCCTCGTCGAGCAGCTCGGCGGGCGGTTGTCGGCGAGCGGCGAGCACGGCGCCCGCTTTTCGATCGAGCTTCCGGGCCACCGCGCGGCCGTTGCGCCTGCGTTGGAAGCCGCTGCAGCTTCGGTGCGCAGCACGGGAGGGCTGGCGGCATGACACAGGAAACTGCCGCTCCCGCGCAACCGGCACGAATCCTCGTCGTCGAGGACGAGAGCATCGTCGCGTTCGACATCGCCACCAGGCTTCGGCGCCTCGGCCACGTCGTCGTCGGAACGGCGCGCAGCGCAGAGGTGGCCTGGCAGTTGTGCGAGGAGCACCGTCCCGACCTCGTGCTGATGGACGTGCGCATCGAAGGCGACGAGGACGGCATCGACCTTGCCACCAGGCTTCGTGCGCGCTTCGACATTCCGGTCGTGTTCCTCACCGCGTACGCCGATCCTGTCACGCTGGAGCGCGCACGCGCCGCCGCGCCTCTCGGTTACATCGTCAAGCCTTTCGACCAGCGCGACATCGAGGTGACGGTGCAGACGGCGCTCGGGCGCGGCGCGATCCACCGCGACCTGCAGCGCGCTCACGACGAGTTGAGAGGTGTGCTCGATGCGCAGCGCCACGGCACTCTTGCGATCGACGCGGACGGCCACGTAGCGCTGGCCAGTCGCGCAGCGCTGGCGCTCGTCGCGAAGGAAGAGACGCAGGTGCGAGGCCGGCCGTGGCAGGATGCCCTCGGTCTTTCCGCCGCCGATCGCTCGAGGTTGGAGGACGCAGCCGTGGATCCGTCCTCCAACGGCGCGACGGTGCTCGTGCAGGTGCCAGGGCGCGCGGGACTGGCCAGCGCCGTCGAAGTCGAAGTCTGCGAGGACCACCGCACTCCGGGAGGCCGGCTTTTCTTCCTTTACGACGTCTCGCGCGTCGTCACGCTGGAGCGAATTCTCGACGAGCGCGCTCGCTTCGGCGACATCGTCGGCACCAGCGATCCGATGAAGCAGATCTTCCTGCTGATCCGCGATTACGGCGCTGTCGAGGTTCCCGTGCTCGTCGACGGCGAAACCGGTTCAGGCAAGGAGCTCGTCGCGCGCGCGATCCACCAGAGCAGCAGCAGGGCCGAGCGCGGCTTCGTCGCGGTCAACTGTGCGGGGCTCAGCGACGAGTTGGCGGCGAGCCAGCTTTTCGGTCACGCGCGCGGCGCGTTCACCGACGCGGTCGGCGACTACGAAGGACTGTTCCGTGCGGCCAACGGCGGCACCCTCTTTCTCGACGAGATCGGCGAGCTGTCGGCGCGAGTGCAGGCGAGCCTGCTGCGCGTGCTCGACGAGCGCGTGGTCTATCCCGTCGGAAGAACGCGCGGGGAGCCGGTAGACGTTCGCATCGTCGCGGCCACCAATCGCGACCTTGCCGAAGAAGTGCGTACCGGACGCTTCCGCGCCGACCTCTACTACCGAGTGCGAGCGGCGCGCATCAACGTGCCTCCGCTTCGCGAGCGCAAGGAAGACATCGCGCAGCTCGTGCGGCACTTCCTCGCGACGCAGTCGGCGGTAACGGGCAAGACGGTGCGCGGAATCGGCAACGAAACGCTGAGGCTGCTGCACCTGTACGACTGGCCGGGCAACGTGCGCGAGCTGAGGAATGCGGTCGCCGTGGCCGCGGCGCGGGCGTTCGGCGACCTGATCCAGCCGGAGGACCTGCCCGTGGAGATTCTCGACGGCGCCGCAGCGGCTGCATCGGTGCCCCAGGGACCGGTGGCCTCGCGGCTGGAGCTTCTCGAAGCGCTGCATCGCTGCGGCGGCAACCGGTCCCAGGCCGCAAGGCTCCTCGGCGTCAGCCGCGCAACCTTCTACCGCCGCCTCGCCGAACTCGGCGCATAACGTTGGTGTTATGGGGTCAGGCACCACAGGAATGGGGTCTGACCCCATTCCTGTGGTGCCTGAACCCATTGTCTCAGAACTGTCTCACGCGGACAGGGAGGAGACAGGGTGAGACAGGGGCATCGAGACACCGGTGGGGGAAACTTCCCGCACGGGGCCGAAAAATCGTTAATCTTCGCGGCATCTTAGCGAACGGCCTGACACCGGCGATTTGTGGCACGTCGCGTGCTTTTGACGGGTCACGGGAGTTGTACCGACTGACCATCCCCCCATCGGTGCAGCTTTCGCTCGAAGTCTGACCTCCCCCCGAGGCTTCGAGCTAACCGGACCCGGCGTTCCAGGCCAGAGGAACGCCGGGTCTTTTTTTACGACATCCCCGCTGAGTCTCCCCGCCCTTCCAAGGCATTGACACGATCCGGCGCGGGCCGGCGCGACGCCCGTCAGCCCATCGCCTTCGCCGTCGCGGTCTTCGCCGCCGGACG
This genomic window from Candidatus Binatia bacterium contains:
- a CDS encoding sigma-54 dependent transcriptional regulator, yielding MTQETAAPAQPARILVVEDESIVAFDIATRLRRLGHVVVGTARSAEVAWQLCEEHRPDLVLMDVRIEGDEDGIDLATRLRARFDIPVVFLTAYADPVTLERARAAAPLGYIVKPFDQRDIEVTVQTALGRGAIHRDLQRAHDELRGVLDAQRHGTLAIDADGHVALASRAALALVAKEETQVRGRPWQDALGLSAADRSRLEDAAVDPSSNGATVLVQVPGRAGLASAVEVEVCEDHRTPGGRLFFLYDVSRVVTLERILDERARFGDIVGTSDPMKQIFLLIRDYGAVEVPVLVDGETGSGKELVARAIHQSSSRAERGFVAVNCAGLSDELAASQLFGHARGAFTDAVGDYEGLFRAANGGTLFLDEIGELSARVQASLLRVLDERVVYPVGRTRGEPVDVRIVAATNRDLAEEVRTGRFRADLYYRVRAARINVPPLRERKEDIAQLVRHFLATQSAVTGKTVRGIGNETLRLLHLYDWPGNVRELRNAVAVAAARAFGDLIQPEDLPVEILDGAAAAASVPQGPVASRLELLEALHRCGGNRSQAARLLGVSRATFYRRLAELGA